In Alkalihalobacterium alkalinitrilicum, a genomic segment contains:
- a CDS encoding GerAB/ArcD/ProY family transporter, whose amino-acid sequence MERISGIQTVFIGALYILTVGIKQSPILMFETAKQDSWISLIVAFFVMILSVWLFTRILARFPNDNLLEILKMYSPIIGRIIILIYLYFFILVIAHDIRFLIDLITVIFLPTTPLNIIGMFTLLLAVLMAREGIEVLARLAQLFFIPFTVILLLLPLFLLDQIDFNNMQPVLEDGYSIFQGSIYALGTLGELVILPLICTAHSFRFRYGMYGLVVGTFLIGIMLVHILLVFGASLATVFFDPAYILVRQIRVTDFLDRMDIIIAALWLPTIFVKISFTLFVICKGIQNLSNKISGKLLVPPMGVFSFVCSVWFFEHATQLIHFDRVKPVFIIMTTFVVPIFLYFYLKNSKQNITSKSM is encoded by the coding sequence ATGGAGAGAATATCTGGAATTCAAACGGTATTTATAGGCGCCTTATACATATTAACGGTTGGAATTAAACAATCTCCTATTTTAATGTTCGAAACAGCTAAGCAAGATTCTTGGATAAGTCTAATTGTTGCCTTTTTCGTAATGATTCTCTCCGTATGGTTATTCACACGCATTTTGGCCCGTTTTCCGAATGATAATCTGTTAGAAATATTAAAAATGTATTCGCCGATAATAGGGCGAATTATTATTCTTATCTATCTATACTTTTTTATTTTAGTAATTGCTCATGATATTCGGTTTCTCATTGACTTAATTACCGTCATCTTTTTACCGACAACTCCTTTAAACATTATTGGAATGTTTACTCTTTTACTGGCTGTATTGATGGCAAGGGAAGGTATAGAAGTTCTAGCCAGGTTGGCACAATTATTTTTTATACCATTTACAGTTATTCTTCTATTACTTCCACTCTTCTTACTTGATCAAATAGATTTTAATAATATGCAACCTGTGTTAGAGGACGGATATAGTATTTTTCAAGGCAGTATTTATGCATTGGGAACACTCGGTGAATTAGTGATACTACCGTTAATTTGTACAGCCCATTCTTTTCGGTTTCGTTATGGAATGTATGGATTAGTAGTTGGAACTTTCTTAATTGGAATTATGTTAGTTCATATATTACTTGTGTTTGGAGCCAGTTTAGCCACGGTCTTTTTTGATCCAGCCTACATACTTGTAAGACAAATCCGAGTCACAGATTTTTTAGATCGAATGGATATTATTATCGCAGCACTATGGTTACCTACTATCTTTGTAAAAATCTCCTTTACGTTATTTGTTATTTGTAAAGGAATACAAAACCTTTCTAACAAAATTTCTGGTAAGTTATTAGTTCCGCCGATGGGAGTATTTAGTTTTGTATGTAGTGTGTGGTTTTTTGAACATGCAACCCAACTCATCCATTTTGACAGAGTAAAGCCTGTATTTATTATAATGACAACGTTTGTCGTACCGATATTTCTATATTTTTATCTGAAAAATAGTAAACAAAATATTACTTCTAAAAGTATGTAG
- a CDS encoding DUF1287 domain-containing protein, giving the protein MKILKKLLLSTSIISIVILSFVYFFKGGIILDSLGIHLERLFVQTVNVPEEYSTVDRNGNDIPDPMDIVFAARKEVEQRTHYKSAYYAGGYPPNDEGVCTDVIWRGLLGANIILKDLIDQDIIDYIDLYPRVDGSPDPNIDFRRVPNQYMFFERHAESLTTKLIPGDIENLKEWQPGDIVVFLDGFHHVGIVSDKRAKDGTPYLIHNNRPFAAEVKLTSFSTPIAGHYRWVY; this is encoded by the coding sequence TTGAAAATCTTAAAAAAGCTTCTCCTCTCCACTTCTATTATCTCCATTGTAATACTATCGTTTGTTTACTTTTTTAAAGGTGGAATTATACTCGATTCACTCGGTATCCATTTAGAACGTTTATTTGTACAAACGGTTAACGTACCTGAAGAGTATTCAACTGTCGATCGTAATGGGAATGATATTCCTGACCCGATGGATATCGTTTTCGCAGCACGAAAAGAAGTCGAACAACGAACTCATTATAAAAGTGCATACTATGCGGGTGGGTATCCCCCAAATGATGAGGGTGTTTGTACAGATGTGATTTGGCGTGGGTTATTAGGTGCGAATATTATTTTAAAAGACCTTATTGATCAAGACATCATCGATTACATTGACTTATATCCTCGCGTTGACGGTAGCCCTGACCCGAATATTGATTTTCGTCGCGTTCCTAATCAATATATGTTTTTCGAGCGTCACGCGGAGTCTTTAACGACGAAGCTAATACCTGGGGATATTGAAAACTTAAAAGAATGGCAACCAGGTGATATCGTTGTCTTTTTAGATGGTTTTCATCATGTCGGGATCGTTTCCGATAAACGTGCGAAAGACGGAACCCCTTACCTAATTCATAATAATCGTCCATTTGCAGCAGAAGTGAAACTAACCTCTTTTTCTACTCCAATTGCTGGACATTACAGGTGGGTATATTAA
- a CDS encoding VOC family protein, whose amino-acid sequence MILGINPYMIFDGTGQEAVKFYEQTLDAKVNFLQTFGDMPENPEYSIPEEAKERVMHAHLKIGNTDLMISDTFPGQPLQSGSQVQVSITTSSVEKSKELFSKLEDGGQVGMPLQETFWSPAYGSVTDKFGITWQVSTYVEESQ is encoded by the coding sequence ATGATTTTAGGAATAAATCCGTATATGATTTTTGATGGAACTGGACAAGAAGCGGTTAAATTTTATGAACAAACTTTGGATGCCAAAGTTAATTTTCTTCAAACTTTTGGAGACATGCCTGAAAATCCAGAATACAGCATCCCAGAAGAGGCGAAGGAACGTGTAATGCATGCCCATTTAAAAATAGGTAACACGGACCTGATGATATCTGATACATTTCCAGGACAACCATTACAGAGTGGATCACAAGTTCAGGTCTCGATAACTACGAGCAGTGTTGAGAAATCCAAAGAACTATTCAGTAAACTAGAAGATGGTGGTCAAGTTGGAATGCCGCTTCAAGAAACATTCTGGAGTCCAGCTTATGGATCGGTTACCGATAAATTCGGTATTACTTGGCAGGTTTCTACCTATGTTGAAGAAAGTCAATAA
- the hpaB gene encoding 4-hydroxyphenylacetate 3-monooxygenase, oxygenase component, which produces MGAIYGKDYRDRIDSLNPQVWIQGERVRGKISEHPAFKGIINSQASLYDLQHQSSYKNIMTFTSPISGSPIGTSFLMPHNKKDLRKRRLMYQNWAKMNAGMMGRSPDYMNTVLVAFVASKHLLEGKTNCFPENLESLYKLASENDYSFTHTFINPQVNRATLHFLEEYDQPIAAKVVGRTSEGLIIKGAKLLATQGGITDEIIVYSTGNPLDKSYAYAFSIPSNTEGLKFICRESFCSNDFRFDYPLSSRFEENDSIVVFDHVLVPWNRVFYYDNIEIAKAFTTKGAFTALTLHQVVSRQVVKLEFILGVAQLIVDTINTSEYQHVQEKIAEIILALETMKAFLITSETEAKESTNGILLPAVNPLYSAITTFQRLYPRMAEIIQHLGASGMISIPTEKDFDSNIKEDLNLYLQATTKNGKDRVQLFRLAWDLCMSPFGTRQTLYEKFFFGDPVRLASSLYINYNRKDIVERVEQFLSDSHTKN; this is translated from the coding sequence TTGGGAGCAATATACGGAAAGGATTATAGAGATAGGATCGATTCGTTAAATCCTCAGGTTTGGATCCAAGGTGAGCGTGTTAGAGGAAAAATATCCGAACATCCCGCCTTCAAGGGTATTATCAACAGTCAAGCTTCTTTATATGATTTACAACACCAAAGTTCCTACAAAAATATTATGACCTTTACTTCACCCATTTCAGGAAGTCCAATAGGTACTTCATTTCTAATGCCACATAACAAGAAGGATTTACGCAAAAGGCGCTTAATGTATCAAAATTGGGCTAAAATGAACGCGGGTATGATGGGCAGAAGTCCAGATTACATGAATACAGTATTAGTTGCATTTGTAGCTTCAAAACACTTGCTAGAAGGGAAAACAAACTGTTTTCCTGAGAACTTAGAATCGCTATATAAACTTGCTAGCGAGAATGACTATTCATTTACTCATACATTTATAAATCCGCAAGTAAACCGAGCCACCCTTCATTTTCTAGAGGAATACGATCAGCCGATTGCTGCAAAGGTCGTAGGTCGTACGAGTGAGGGCTTAATCATAAAAGGAGCCAAACTCCTCGCTACACAAGGAGGAATTACCGATGAAATTATTGTGTATTCAACTGGAAACCCGCTAGATAAATCATACGCCTATGCTTTTTCGATTCCGAGTAATACAGAGGGACTAAAATTTATTTGTAGAGAATCGTTCTGTTCAAATGACTTTAGATTTGATTATCCTCTAAGTTCCCGATTTGAAGAAAACGATTCCATTGTTGTATTCGATCATGTATTAGTGCCGTGGAATCGCGTGTTTTATTATGACAATATCGAAATCGCTAAAGCCTTTACAACAAAAGGAGCCTTTACGGCATTAACATTACATCAAGTCGTGTCGCGTCAAGTAGTGAAGTTAGAGTTTATATTAGGTGTAGCACAACTGATTGTAGACACGATCAACACTTCTGAATATCAGCACGTTCAGGAAAAAATAGCTGAAATTATCCTGGCGCTTGAAACAATGAAAGCTTTTTTAATTACTTCAGAAACAGAGGCAAAAGAAAGTACCAATGGTATCCTACTACCTGCAGTAAATCCGTTATATTCAGCCATTACCACATTTCAACGACTTTACCCAAGAATGGCTGAAATCATTCAACACCTCGGAGCTAGTGGTATGATTTCCATTCCAACAGAAAAAGATTTTGATTCGAATATTAAAGAAGACTTAAACCTGTACCTACAAGCCACAACGAAAAATGGTAAAGATCGTGTTCAACTGTTTCGGCTCGCTTGGGATTTATGTATGAGTCCATTCGGAACTAGACAGACCTTATACGAAAAGTTCTTTTTTGGTGATCCCGTAAGATTAGCTAGTAGTTTGTACATTAATTACAATAGGAAGGACATCGTTGAACGAGTAGAACAATTTTTAAGTGATAGTCATACAAAGAATTAG
- a CDS encoding carbon-nitrogen hydrolase family protein codes for MKKIKIALLHLLPIAGDITYNQELIEKAVKQAAEKNVDWMITPELAVSGLQFDHLIGTDWIKEQPDEWMTHFMKMVKNLKTTVFLGCTERSTDQALYNSVFVINREGELIGSQKKIARVDQWSTAGSCLEPVQIDDIQVGILICADAYTKSIADTLKANGAQMIVAPSSWGPGFHGPNGEWEQRSIDTGLPVIVCNRTGEDETVSFWKAESSVIKNGKRLLSHHSKQSAILTFEWDVEKMELISSDFEVEWI; via the coding sequence TTGAAAAAAATAAAAATTGCATTATTACATTTATTGCCGATTGCAGGAGATATTACATATAATCAAGAATTAATTGAAAAAGCAGTGAAACAAGCTGCGGAAAAAAATGTGGACTGGATGATAACACCAGAGTTAGCCGTGAGTGGATTACAGTTTGATCATTTGATTGGAACCGATTGGATTAAGGAGCAGCCAGATGAATGGATGACTCATTTTATGAAAATGGTCAAAAATTTAAAAACAACTGTATTTCTCGGGTGTACAGAACGATCAACAGATCAAGCGCTTTATAATTCTGTCTTTGTTATCAATCGAGAGGGTGAACTGATAGGAAGTCAAAAGAAGATTGCTAGAGTGGATCAATGGTCAACTGCAGGTAGCTGTCTAGAGCCCGTTCAAATTGATGATATTCAAGTTGGTATTTTGATTTGTGCCGATGCTTACACAAAAAGTATTGCTGACACATTAAAAGCGAATGGAGCGCAGATGATTGTAGCACCATCGTCTTGGGGACCGGGTTTTCATGGACCAAATGGTGAATGGGAACAACGATCTATCGATACGGGATTACCTGTAATCGTTTGTAACCGCACAGGAGAAGACGAAACGGTTTCATTTTGGAAAGCGGAAAGTTCGGTCATAAAAAACGGGAAACGACTTCTTTCCCACCATTCCAAGCAATCAGCAATTCTTACTTTCGAATGGGATGTCGAGAAGATGGAATTAATATCTTCTGATTTTGAAGTGGAATGGATTTAG
- a CDS encoding carbon-nitrogen hydrolase family protein: MKKIEGVFYETDDIQVGILICADAYTKSIADTLKANGAQMIVAPSSWGPGFHGPNGEWEQRSIDTGLPVIVCNRTGEDETVSFWKAESSVIKNGKRLLSHHSKQSAILTFEWDVEKMELISSDFEVEWI, from the coding sequence GTGAAAAAAATAGAGGGGGTTTTCTATGAAACTGATGATATTCAAGTTGGTATTTTGATTTGTGCCGATGCTTACACAAAAAGTATTGCTGACACATTAAAAGCGAATGGAGCGCAGATGATTGTAGCACCATCGTCTTGGGGACCGGGTTTTCATGGACCAAATGGTGAATGGGAACAACGATCTATCGATACGGGATTACCTGTAATCGTTTGTAACCGCACAGGAGAAGACGAAACGGTTTCATTTTGGAAAGCGGAAAGTTCGGTCATAAAAAACGGGAAACGACTTCTTTCCCACCATTCCAAGCAATCAGCAATTCTTACTTTCGAATGGGATGTCGAGAAGATGGAATTAATATCTTCTGATTTTGAAGTGGAATGGATTTAG
- a CDS encoding SRPBCC family protein: protein MKQWTKDIVIDAPIEQVWQFLDGSLENMQKIMPQVVDHKPIKVTEEGVGSVYRQKYKEGKRIEEYDVKTLEYVNSSDLKKLKVGFTLANMFEITAYYELEKRENQQTYFKYTVTNQPLKWFVKLFLWFATDKVVVEFLQRVKRVAESDK, encoded by the coding sequence ATGAAACAATGGACGAAAGATATCGTAATCGATGCTCCGATCGAACAAGTTTGGCAGTTTCTTGATGGATCATTAGAAAATATGCAAAAAATTATGCCTCAAGTTGTTGATCATAAGCCAATTAAAGTAACGGAAGAAGGGGTCGGAAGTGTATATCGCCAAAAATATAAAGAAGGAAAAAGAATTGAGGAGTATGATGTGAAAACATTAGAATATGTCAATTCTTCTGATTTGAAAAAGTTAAAAGTTGGCTTTACACTAGCAAACATGTTTGAAATCACAGCTTATTACGAATTAGAAAAAAGGGAAAATCAACAAACGTACTTTAAATATACAGTCACGAATCAACCTTTGAAATGGTTTGTGAAATTGTTTTTATGGTTTGCTACTGATAAAGTTGTCGTAGAATTTTTACAGAGAGTTAAACGTGTAGCTGAATCGGACAAGTAA